CTTGAATTCTTCTCTCGCAACGCACCTGAGGAAGAAGATTCAAGCAGTTTTCGCTCCTGGACTGGAATGTTGTACCAAGTCAAAGGCTAAAGTTGCTCTGAAGCCCGACTCCAAGCCTGTTTTTCTCATGGTTCGCTCGGTGCCCTATGTTGCTATGCCGAAGATTTCAACCGAAATCGGTCGACTTGTGTCTATACACATGCTGGAGCCCATTGATCACTCAGAATGAGCAGCACCCATCGTCGTCGTTCAGAAGAAAAGTGGATCGATCCGCCTCTGTGCAGCTACTCAACCGGACTGAACGATGCACTGGAATAAAACCAGCATCCGCTTCCAAACCTAGAGGACACCTTCACGAAACTCAACAGAGGACGCTACTTTTCACAGCTCGATTTAGGCGAAGCGTGTCTCCAATTGGAAGCAGACGACGTCTCAAAGCAGCTACTCACTATCAACGCACCGAGGACTGTACCGCTTTAACCAGCTGACGGTAGAGTGACACCAGCTGCTGGTATATTCCAACAATGTATGGATGCTCTTGTCGCTGGAATAGATGGAACTGCCGCCTATCTCGACGACATTATTGGTTACTGGTAGAACCATCGGCGAACACAATTTCCGACTAGAGGCCGTACTCAAGCGGATTCAAGGCTACGGACTCCGCGTTCAACTCGACAAATGTGCTTTCCTGCAGACGGGGATCACCTACCTTGGGTTCGTCATCAACGCACAAGGACGACGCTCCGATCCTGAAAAGATCAAAGCTATTCAGAAAATGCCCGCTCCGAAGGACGTCAGTCAACTTCGCTCTTCTCTTGGACTCATCAATTTCTACTTTCGTCAAGGATCTCCACAATCTATGTGCTTCTTTGGACACTCTTACGAAAAAGGATGTTGTCTACACATGGACACCGCTCTTTCACGCCTTGTCTCGTCACAATCATCGATACCGGGGGACTACGTGATTGTCTCAATAGATGCTGATGTCACTTCGACTTCACACTTCGCTTTGTCacgtgttcgacttcaataaAGCTACTCGTCTTCGGTTGTATCGACATCCACAAAAAGGAGTTTCTCTTAATCCTAAGTCATTTACTCAAAGACTTCAGCATGCGGGAATTGgagggaacggtcaagaggtacccgtatgatgtgccgtcGCATATCCAAGAGGCTAATGTGCGTCGTTGATTGCGCCGCGcatctcctgataccgtcataaccgctacagtagcctgattgctcctcttcTGCTACGTCAAgatgccccgcccacgccaccctcccctCCCATTTTGCCACGCCTACCGCTCTTacggcgatttttttttcgccgcgcctacagctcttatgatgcgcttttaaaatcgaaaggaaaggaaagtgCCTGgaattagatgttgtttgaaggtctacataaagtatGCTTGTAAGTTagtataaaagaaggaaagaatgaaatcgGTTTGTATAAATGATATGCCATCTAGAAATGCTAGTGAAAACGAAATTATCCTGTTCCGACTTGTTatgtggaaaacactcattcatctctggaAATACAagagatatttcaaaaaatgtcccattgatcggtgttatgctatcttcttgctgtcttctttactttttttcgctctctaaggatttctttttgcttatctagctggatAAAATTGGCATCCAACGactaacgaggcgcgaataatggcGACTCgtagacatacactgtacctaaaggtatatctcgaagatacaaaggtatctcttcgccactaatacacctaaccagTCACATTAATTTTATGTAgggaatagatagaaatgaagcgacaaaacgctgttgaaagaaatttgaagaaccatgcaaagttctattatataaaaaaacgtacaagcaagtattgaaatatttgacatgcgctctatataaacattatatctaagtaaaattttgaaaaggtaaaatgtagaaaagagtttaaagaatgtatacagaGTAATAATCGCAGAAAgttgttattatagctgctgcagttgaaagttgaacacgaattcgttgaatggcatcgtgacaaacacatacttatgcactgctagtttatatagaagacttagggcatgaaatgtgttaaattatgagatgtgtgaaaatatatgcatgttattcttctccctggagcatctttttgagataatttttacttatgtaaagttgcattgcatagaaggatctactttttctcttctattccCAATAAGTgtgcttagtttactatatccgtacatcagaattcgctgcggcaattcgtttttcacttccCGTCcctcaaaattcgcactatccaccgcttcatctcggcgcgaacgtcgcgcgcggagTTGATCAGAGAGCAAAAGGGAGGCGGGGTATAGGTGATTTCAGGCGGTGGTGGAAGatatctagctggtggagcgggagccataattacgcggaggagcgcggtgctgaaaGGAGGACAGgggcggtcagccggttttcacagatacctcttgtcccgcacccggGAATtggatctttctttttttgcgtaaCTGTACATAATGAGCCTTCTTCTAGAATGGAATTTAGGATTTTACTATGATTCCGATCACAGAAAATGCTAATCATGCACCACTACACAAAAAAGAGGCGAAGTTGATTCTTACAAGATCTTAGATGCATCCTAGGAGCCAGATAAAGCTAATAGGAAAGGAATTTATTGCGATTGTGTTAACCTACTCATCTATTATTATAAGGAAAGAGTGGTGGTCTGTGCCGGCCTTCAACGACGTAGACGGAGCATGCGCTGCGTCATGTTTTAAGCCGAATGTAGATATTACTCAATAGTTTAACGCTTACATTGCGTAAATTCTTAACCAATTACAGCAGAATTAAAACCACCTGTAGTGTGGTGCTAATACATAAGCTCGTGCGATCGTGGTGAGTCCCTCGTTATCTCCAATCAGGCTACAAACAGAGCGGTGGTCCCACCGAGCCAGCCAGTTCAGTGAACAGCTTATGCAATTTACCACACTTCAGTAGCTGTAGTAAGTAGTTAATGATTTTATGTCTGCCACGGAGATGTCTACTCGACACTGGTTTGATTGGCCTCTTGTGTTGATTGCattatatttttgtagaacaaattaaaatgaatgagaTCTTTTACCTAGACCTGAGAAATGAATTGCCCTTCTCTTGGCGAATCAGTATTTAGCCAGTTCTTTAtaggttttcaaataaatggcATTTTTGTAATGTGTCAGAGACTGGTTGTTCCTTTTAGTGTCCAGATTTGTTAGTTGTTTTCATGGAATAACCAGCTATTTCTGATTCCGAATCGTATTTTGCAGGTATCGTTCAGAGGGTTGTCTATCGATCTTAGCATTTTTGAAGAGGTCTATGAGACCGTTATCTGGGCAGTGGGTGTGTTTTTAGTTCTTTCAATTCCACATTCAATCTCTCTTCTGACTTTTTCACGGGGATTAAACTTTTTCTTATACTGAGAGCTCAACTATTCaacatgaatttttaaaaaatttctccaacTAATTTTGATCGAACTGTTTAGGGCGTAGTCCCCAACATGGCGACTTGAACTTAGATGCAGCAGGAGTGCAGACGGACTCTTCTAGCAATCGGATTGTCGTTGGAGAAGATGACAGAACTTCGGCGGGGAATATATACGCGATCGGCGATGTAGCATTAGTGAGCATTTGTAGTATCTGATCGCAGCATGTCGTGCTTCCaacttttttcgtttgttaGGGACGCCCTGAGCTTACTCCAACGGCGATTCGCGCTGGTAACTTGTTGGCGAAGCGATTATTTGGAGGCGGTAAGGAACTCATGGATTACTTCAGAGTTCCTACAACCTTGTTTACTCCACTGGAGTTCGGGACAGTTGGACATAGTGAAGAACAAGCGTCAGAGCTGTTTGGAGCTGAGAACATTGAGGTTTCTCTCCTTTCCTACTCATGATCTATGAAAGGCTAACATTAATTTACAACTCTAATTTTGCTAAGCGTTTCCCTTCTACGACATTTATACCTTGATTGGcatcggttttttttactgctacTTCTTTAGATTTACCATTCCCATTTCACCCCTTTCGAGTATGTCATTCCACAAGATGATGACACCGCACATTGTTATGCGAAGGTAATTACATACTGCTGTCAATGTAATCAGAGTGTTCTTTATACTAGACTGAATCTTGAGGTTTATCCACACTAAATATACAAGtatgaaatttatttcatacCATGAAGAATGTctcgatagttttttttccctttctttcttaTATTTCAGTCTCCTTCTCTCGTTTTCTACCCTTTTCCTTTAACACTTTGCCagtatttacattattttcctGTTGTATAAGCGCAATACTTATTTGGTTGACGAATAATTCGGTGCCGTTTTTTAAACTTAAGTATACAGATAGATGTAAGGAAGTGCTTGCAAATATTCTACATCGTTTGATAGAAATTTTTTGCCTTCACAAAACAGTTTCATCTTGAGTTTTAATTATActgtatttcatttttcaaattttgattttgattgagGAGCTCATCACaaccgacattccgacttctcggaatcggaagcctagctaagagtaaaccactgctaaaattcaccaccgtcttggcaaaatgtcgcaaggtggcctcagtaccctgcacactgggccctgccgtctcagacgtcggacggtatggcgaccggtgagaggcggtCTAATCTCGTTCTCATCTCGCTAGGGACGTCTCTGAGTCTGGACCAAGgggacacacgcacgactcgccagactgtctcagactgtgtacttgcAACGCGAAAACAGTGttcacagacgctgacctgcatgagGGAGACCAAGtacagaaggagcgacgtacgacagatgaatgacggtacactcatcattcgtggagagaaggttccgtcgcgaaatgtaggcggtgttggtttgttgtgcacccaccttctacaaattcgttgtcggagacttcaacgcaaaactaggaaagaccacagaagaggaatgcaGGATTGAAAGATTTGGattaggggaccggaatgaaaatggtaatcgtctcgccgggctgttgtccgccgctagCCTCTTTCATgtgaactctcttttcattaagaaagatcatcgtcggcgGATATGGGAATCGCCcgatggcgcgactcgtgcggagatcgaccacatactcaccaaccggaggtggtgtctacttgacgtctcggtagtaccatccttttgcaGCGGTTTTGATCACTGTCTCCTTTGTGCGAAAAtgcgacttagccacacgatggaaaagaacatctgctatcggcaaagaaggataaaagcagtcgtctacgacgatttgTCTCAATCCAATTGACTACGTGATGCTGTCAGAGAATCACGAGCCATTTTGAATATGCCTCAAGGAAATTGATTTTCGAATCCACCAGgcttgttggaaagaagaaggacttcGAGGCTTGATCTGAATGCATAGCACATTGAGCaattagtagcaaacactagctgcaaaAAGTGTTGCAAGGAAATCTATCAAAATACAAGCCGAACAAAATTcgggaagcagcacaaagaagaacgaagaagTGCCGCGggcttaaaaaaatatttgtaggggtgcgtttttctggatggaTCATTAGTTCGAACTTTTCTAAACTCCTTAGCTCCgacggacctgattttatatcaacaGACTTTCTCCGAGCTGGTGgtcatccacttcatgtaatcttagcagcgcacgtGACATCTTACTTtcagaaaggatcccagaccagtggaagacctcgcgaaccgttcttatccatgaGAAAGGTGACTGAGAGGACCTTCGggactaccgtccgatatgacagctgagcgtgttatacaaagtatccACTGTGATTATCTTCACGCGCATATCTCgtacgctggatgaagcccggcctcaagaacaagctggattccgtcaggggttcagctgcttcgACTACATCCAGACAGTGTCGAGAGTCATAGAaatttgccgggaataccgcctgcgctttgttctaaccttcgtcgactacgagaaagcctttgacaaagtagaaacgaatgcaatactgtcagcgctggtcggcggaggtgtggacgcgtcgtatgtgaggacattagccagcTGCTACCATCTATGCACCAGTAAGATACAGTTTTTCCATTTCCCCTTCActattggaaagggggtaccacaaggcgatactatatcgccgaggCTGTTCACGGTTGCATTGcagtggataatgaaatcactttattgggaagaaatagacatacttgttgatgttgatgttAGTGGAAGATTCCTCTCCATCCTTCGGTTTGCAGGCGACGAGTGTTTTCGTCTCGagaagtaccaatgaagcagaaacgatgctcaaggaACTGAATGAGGCAGCGaggagaataggactgcgaatgaacagaaagaagacacagttcacaaggaacgcctactgcgagttcggaggagtacaacttgaaggcttccaaatcgtggaaatttCGTCACGcttatacctcggacgttctatgaccacagaaaacgacttgaaggaagaactgaatagaaggataagCGCAGCGTGGTCAGCATTCGcaccgtcagggaagctatgGAAAAGTGACGAACTAAGATctccgtgcccatctgtttgactcAGGAGTTCTTCTTCtcgagtcaaacagatgggcacggagATCTTAGTTCGTCTCTCAAACAGCgaagacgtgggcagacaccgccgccacgtctaggaagctacttactacccacagagcccttgagagatgtcttctagAGTTTAACCAGCGCACACAACatctagccggtcttcgcagctcggACCTGAGAGGAATGttccgtcttcgcgacccagctgaatatatatcgaaaacaAAGCATAGATCGGCTgatcacattatgagaagaatcgacgatagatggactaaaagaatgCTAAAGTGCATCCCAAAAGATGCTGAACGCTCTCAaaggagaccgccaacgagatggtgtgatgtgttcgctacacggatggaccagctgagagctcggCTGggtacggctcaaggaccttgCCATCTTCACCcacaaaacttcaaaacatCTTGGATAACAATGGCGAAGGTGCTCATAAGATTAGTGTTGTGTTTTCAAGGTTTTGATTGTGCTTacgaaactttgaaaaagtaaagaagtgaaaaagaagcggaaaagagacgaaaaacaatgtgaaaaaCAATATGGGACATCGAAAAACTCACTCAACGACGGGTGGACATTGAGATCGAGAGCTGACGAGAAACAACAGGGGAGGGCACTACTACTGACTAATTTGTACctttgctttgaaaatgtaGAATGGAATGATTTTTCTCAAGTCACAAAAACTGCCTTACCAATTAATAATCAATGTGATTCGTCTCTGAGTTCAAGCATCCCAACTTTTGAAGCGCGAAGACGAACGATGGGcgatattttcaatattttcaagcATTACTTAAGCATTACTTAAGCATTCAAGCTTTTCCATACGCAGCAGCAATTTTAGCTTGAGCGGCCTTATTGTCTTGATTAAATGCATGAAGCGAATAATGTCAAAagttgttttattcatttgacACTTCAGTTTAATggtctgaaaaacaaaaataaatgagatcaATAGGACAAAATACCAGGAAAAACACTGAGCGAAAAATTTTTTGCTTATCGATTTATAACACttaaaagtttcttttctatatGCATTTTTGAGATCAAGAAAGAcctttatttcattcataatACAAATTATATGTTACATAGGCACATAAGTTTATTATTTCCTTGTCTGTGTAtttcctctctctttctcttctatttgaTTGCCACGTAAGCTCGTGCATCTATATAATTGTACTAGAATATGTTTCACCTGGGCGGGTGTATGAATATGGCTCACctaggcgggtgtagtgtgcCGTTAGAGatcccgcttcctgcacgattgatggaaggttcgaatcggccaccaagccattcatccctccgggttcgacaaattggtaccagacttgacCTGGGgtataaaaacaccgacttgacactTCGGTtagccaccacaagtcattgtataggccagttacacgttcgtaaacctcaaacgattccgaattgatgtgaacatgggggcgcatcccaagcgatctaattaacgccagacactgtgtcctttatcctttatgtttCACCGAGGCTCCCATTGTATCATGGTTCTTTATGGATATCGATGGATAATCCCAGTTGGTTATACGACAAACTTTCCATTCTCTCGAATAATTGATACTCTGCAAGACAATAACCCTCAGGGATGTAGttcaacaaaatttatttccggATGGTACGAAATTTTGTATACTCCAAGTTTTAGGTTGTGTGCCTTCGCAATGAACCAAAATCAGTGCTCGGGATGCACATTGTTGGACCAAATGCAGCAGAAGTGATACAAGGATATGCAGTCGCTGTTAAAGCCGGGATCACATTTGATCAGCTGACTAGTGAATTTATCTTAAAAGATTACAGAATAAACTTTGAGAGGCAAATTTAAAGCCTCTGTTTAGGTACGATTGCAGTACACCCATGTTCCTCCGAAGAATTTATAAAGCTGCAGATTACTAAGCGATCTGGGAAGGACCCGAAGGTGCATGGATGCTGCGGCTAACTATTTTATTCTCCTATTGCTCTTTTCACTCGACTAATACGAAGTAATACGATCTGCTGTTGTTTATTAGATGATGCGATCTATTTTGACGAATATCGTTATCTCAATATTTGTCTTATTACAGTagcagtctgaacgtccgggtaaagccggacttcagactttttgtagtgttcgctTTGCTCGCCTTGACCGgttaataagaaataacagtactgaattttttgtaaaattataattgtttttcttctatcaatgctttttttttcaatttctttcttctaaactTTAGACATAAAtgagagatttcatgattttctcctcaaacgcgtcagtactatatttggagagcaatcaaACTTAACTTCACATCTATGTTTCGCTGAAATCtctacaatttggaaacattatttgaagtatgagtttcctccgctgTCAGccagcacagaatgatgtgacatgaataacatgaaatgaagtgaatattCTGACGTAGGGTTTTATCTTCATCatcgtagtgatgaagataaaaccCTACGTCAGACCACGTGGACATTTATTGGCTAGTATTGTATCTGAGCAGCCATTTGTATTTGTGTTTCCACTCTTCCAAGAAAGGATGTTGGCGGCATTAGGGAAATATGTTTGGAAGTAGATACGCGATCGAGTCGTAGAAACCCCATTCTATCATTGGttctcccgcgcacc
This window of the Necator americanus strain Aroian chromosome III, whole genome shotgun sequence genome carries:
- a CDS encoding hypothetical protein (NECATOR_CHRIII.G11082.T2) — translated: MRELEGTVKRYPYDVPSHIQEANVSFRGLSIDLSIFEEVYETVIWAVGRSPQHGDLNLDAAGVQTDSSSNRIVVGEDDRTSAGNIYAIGDVALGRPELTPTAIRAGNLLAKRLFGGGKELMDYFRVPTTLFTPLEFGTVGHSEEQASELFGAENIEIYHSHFTPFEYVIPQDDDTAHCYAKVVCLRNEPKSVLGMHIVGPNAAEVIQGYAVAVKAGITFDQLTSTIAVHPCSSEEFIKLQITKRSGKDPKVHGCCG
- a CDS encoding hypothetical protein (NECATOR_CHRIII.G11083.T1) is translated as MPSLLGLDWIAQHEPLFRHMTKGSICNISSSTLSTLNSSLATHLRKKIQAVFAPGLECCTKSKAKVALKPDSKPVFLMVRSVPYVAMPKISTEIGRLVSIHMLEPIDHSE
- a CDS encoding hypothetical protein (NECATOR_CHRIII.G11084.T1); this encodes MELPPISTTLLVTGRTIGEHNFRLEAVLKRIQGYGLRVQLDKCAFLQTGITYLGFVINAQGRRSDPEKIKAIQKMPAPKDVSQLRSSLGLINFYFRQGSPQSMCFFGHSYEKGCCLHMDTALSRLVSSQSSIPGDYVIVSIDADVTSTSHFALSRVRLQ